A region of the Arthrobacter sp. FW306-07-I genome:
CACCCGGCCCGGCGGGGGACGTGAGAAGCGCCGGCCTCCCTTTAGGAGTCCGGCGCTTCTTTTCTAATGGATTCTGGTGAAGCGGCTACGCCCGGCGGCCGCTGCGGTTGGTGACGGCGCCGTAGATCAGCAGCACGATGATCGAGCCGAGAATGGCCAGCAGCCAGGTCCTGATGTCGAAGAATTCCGCCAGGCCGCCGCCAAAGATCAGCGAGCCGATCCAGCCGCCCAGGATGGCCCCGACAACGCCCAGGACCATGGTCACAAGCCAGCCGCCACCTTGGCGGCCCGGCAGGATGGCCTTTGCAATGGCTCCAGCAATCAGGCCCAAAATGAGAAAACCGATAATGCCCATGTTGCCACTCCTTGTCAGTGAATTGTGCCGGGCCCCCATTTCCGGTGTGAACATTCAATCAGCAGGCTTACTATTCTGCAAGGCTTTGAATATCACAGGATGGCTGTCAGTTTCCGGCGGAAATGCGCACCTTACCTGCGGAGACGCCCGTGCAGGTCCTGCTCCTGCACTCCCCGGGTCTGCCGCCGAGGCCCATGAGACGCACATTTCCGTTGCCGTCCGGCGATGGTGGGACGTGCTGCCTGCTCTGTAGCCGCCGATAAGATGGCAAGTCCCGCAACAGACCAAGGAGCGCAGGCATGTCCAGCCCCACCGCCAGGCCCCGTGCCATTTTCCTCGACATCGACGGCACCTATGCAGACCACGGTCTCGCGCCGGAAGCGCATGTGGACGCCGTGCGGGCGGCGCGGAAACTGGGC
Encoded here:
- a CDS encoding GlsB/YeaQ/YmgE family stress response membrane protein; translation: MGIIGFLILGLIAGAIAKAILPGRQGGGWLVTMVLGVVGAILGGWIGSLIFGGGLAEFFDIRTWLLAILGSIIVLLIYGAVTNRSGRRA